The following is a genomic window from Amycolatopsis sp. BJA-103.
GTGCGCGTACTTCGCGGTCAGCGAGTTGCTGGGCAACGCGGCGAAGCACGGTGAAGCGCGGAAAGTGTCGATCGAGCTCGGTTACGACGACGGTGTGCTGCGGATCGAGGTGGCCGACGACGGGAAAGGCGGCGCGAACGCGGCACGGGGCAGCGGGATTCGCGGGATCGAACGCAGGCTGGGCGCCTTCGACGGTACTTTTGCTCTGACCAGCCCGCCCGGCGGGCCGACGAAGGCGACCCTGGAGATCCCGTGTCAGCTCGACCCCGATGCGTCGTCGCCGAGGACCAGTACCTCCTCCGGGACGGATTGACGCATTTGCTGACGGCACACGGTTTCGACGTCGTCGAGGCGGTCGGGACCGGGCCGGAACTGGAGCGGGCGCTGCGGGCGCACCGTCCGGACGTCTCGGTCGTGGACGTCCGGATGCCGCCGACGCTCACCGACGAGGGCTTGCAGGTCTCGTTGGCGGTGCGACGCGACATCCCCGGATTGCCGATTCTCGTGCTGTCACAACACGTCGAGCAGCTCTACGCGCGGGAACTGCTGGCCGACGGCGCCGGCGCGATCGGCTATCTGCTGAAGGACCGGGTCTTCAACGCCGACCAGTTCATCGACGCGGTGCGGCGGGTGGCGGGCGGCGGGACCGCGATGGATCCCGAGGTGATCGCGAAACTGGTGGCGGGCAACGCCTCCGACCCGCTGGCGGCCCTGACCCCGCGCGAACGCGAAGTGCTCGGATTGATGGCCGAGGGCTGTTCCAACGCCGCCATCGCCGGGCGGCTGCACTTCAGCGAGGGGGCGGTGGGGAAGCACACCGCGAACATCTTCGCGAAGCTCGGCATCGTCGCTTCGGACGACACGAACCGCCGGGTGCTCGCGGTCCTGGCGTACCTGGGTTCCTGACCTGGCGGGCTGTCAGTCCGCGGCCTCGCGGGAGGCTGCTGAGGGTGGGGGGTGTGTGGAAATAGGGACGTTGAGTGTCCCTATTTCCACACACCCCCACCGGATTCGACCGTTCACGCAGGACTGTGTGGATTTCTGGTCGCCCAACGCACCAAAATCCACACAGTCCGCTCGCACACCCACCCCGAAACGCCAAGAAGGACCCCACGCTCGGTGAGGCCCTTCATGACTTGCCCGACAGTTGTCCACAACCCTTCCCGGCTGTGGACAACCCCGTCTGACCAGCCCTTTTCCCGATGCCAGCCGGTAGACTGGGTTCGGGGCCGCCCCCTGGGACGGGTGGGGGGCTGGGTAGGTGAGTCAAGAGCGGGAAATGTGGGTCATTTCGTCGCGTTCCACGACCTTGACGCGTTCGCGGCCGTGCGGGACGCCGAGGGACTTTTCGTGGGCGTCGAGTTTGCCCCAGCCTTCCCAGGTGGTGAAGGGAACGCCGCGCTCGGCGAGGAAGCCGAGGATCGCGTCGGGATCGTCGATGGCCGGGGCCGTCAGGTTGTCGGCGTCGGCCAGCAGGCTCGCGATCGTCTCGGCCGCGTCGCCCTTGGTGTGACCGATGAGGCCGACGGGGCCACGTTTGATCCAGCCGGTCACGTAGACGCCCGGCACCTGGTCCTCGTCGATGTCCAGCACCCGGCCCGCCTGGTTCGGCACGGTCCCGGTGGTGTGGTCGAACGGGATCTCCGGCAGGTGTGAAGACAGGTAACCCACCGCGCGGTAGACGGCCTGGACGTCCCAGTCGTGGAATTCGCCGGTGCCGCGCGCATTGCCGTCACCGGTCAGTTCGGTGCGCTCGGTCCGCAGGCCGGTCACCTTGCCGTCCTCGCCGACGATCTCGCACGGCGAGTGCAGGAAGTGCAGGTGCAGCCGCTTCGGCCGGTCACCCTGGTCGCGGATCGCCCACTCCTGCAGCGTCTTCACGACCATGTCGATCTGCTTCGACGCCCGCAGTGCGGTGATGCTGCCCTCGTCGAACTCGATGTCCTCCGGGTTCACGATGACCTCGACGTTCGGCGAGTGGTCCAGCTCGCGGAGTTCGAGCGGCGTGAACTTCGCCTGAGCCGGGCCACGACGCCCGAACACGTGC
Proteins encoded in this region:
- a CDS encoding response regulator; its protein translation is MSARPRCVVAEDQYLLRDGLTHLLTAHGFDVVEAVGTGPELERALRAHRPDVSVVDVRMPPTLTDEGLQVSLAVRRDIPGLPILVLSQHVEQLYARELLADGAGAIGYLLKDRVFNADQFIDAVRRVAGGGTAMDPEVIAKLVAGNASDPLAALTPREREVLGLMAEGCSNAAIAGRLHFSEGAVGKHTANIFAKLGIVASDDTNRRVLAVLAYLGS
- a CDS encoding FAD-dependent oxidoreductase, which translates into the protein MGAGPAGIYAADILDKSDADVTIDLFERMPAPFGLIRYGVAPDHPRIKGIVTALHKVLDKPNIRLLGNVDYGTDLKLDDLRQFYDAVIFSTGAMADRALDIPGIDLDGSYGAADFVSWYDGHPDVPRTWPLNATSVAVLGVGNVALDVARILAKTADELLSTDIPDNVYQGLKASPVTDVHVFGRRGPAQAKFTPLELRELDHSPNVEVIVNPEDIEFDEGSITALRASKQIDMVVKTLQEWAIRDQGDRPKRLHLHFLHSPCEIVGEDGKVTGLRTERTELTGDGNARGTGEFHDWDVQAVYRAVGYLSSHLPEIPFDHTTGTVPNQAGRVLDIDEDQVPGVYVTGWIKRGPVGLIGHTKGDAAETIASLLADADNLTAPAIDDPDAILGFLAERGVPFTTWEGWGKLDAHEKSLGVPHGRERVKVVERDEMTHISRS